TGCGGCAGGGGCAAAAAAAAGCCTGCCGCTGCAGGTAAAGCAGCGGCAGGCTATAAGGCGCAGGCCCTTTACTATTCTTTGGTCGAGTCGGCGTTCGTCTCCGTCGCCTCACTGATGCTGTCTCCTTTCATAAGGGAGTTCCCGCCCAGGTCGTGGTCAGGCATAATCTCCTCATCATGGGCTGGCGGGTACACTTCGTTTACCTTGCCTACGTTGTAGGTGCTGCGCGTGCCGGGCTCCACAAAATCCACCGATACTTTTTCCTCCGGTCTCAGGTCCTTGGGCGTGTCGCAGGAGGCCATAGACAAGCCACACACGGCGGCAAATACTGCTATTACGTTTTTATTCATTTCTGTACGTTTATATATCCTTTTATATATACCCGGCTGCCTGCTGTGCTGGCAAAGCCGTTGTTGTTAATTTACGGCGATACCTTAGGATGGGGTTGTGGGTGCGGCCGGCAGCAGGTTTTTGCGGCGCAGTATGTTTTCCATCAGCCTTATGTCGTTGGCGCTGTTAAAGATGCGGAAAGGAAGGTGAATGAAAACCGGCGTCTCGAAATTGCGGGCCACCCAGCCCTTCCAGCCGGTTGGCAGCTGGGCGTCGGCGGCGGGCTGCAGCCACAGCAGGTAAGCGTCCGACTTCACCTGGGCCTTCCGGATCATGTCCCAGTTCATGGCCATGCCCTCACGCTCGTTGCGCTTCATCAGTATCTGGCGGTTGTCAATCTCGTAGGTCAGCTTCTCAAACAGCGGGTTTCCCTGCTCTATCTGCGTCACGCCCATCACCTGCGCCGAGCGCAGCAGCACAAACAGGATGGTCACCACCACGGCGGCGGCCACCCACCACCACGAGAAACTGAATACAGCGGGCAGCAACAGCAGCACCAGCGGAACGAGCGCGTACCACCAGTCGTGCCGCCACACCTTCACCAGGGCCATCTTGGTATACTTCTCTTTGTCTAGCTGGTACTTCTTGGTGCGGATGCCTCCCGGGGGTGGCCCCTGTACGGTCCGGAAACCTCTTTGATTCGGTCGCTGCATATAAGTTTAAAGTCGAAATTCTGTTCTCGTCCGGCGCCACCCGCAGGGCGGATGCGCTTTATTTATAAATCACCTGTGCTGGCGCTCGCAAAGGTAAGGCGAAATTATTTATAAGCCTTCAGGCTGATGTCGAGGCTGGTGCTGGAGTGGGTGAGCGCGCCCACCGATATATAATCCACGCCCGTCTCGGCCACGGCCCGTATTGTTTCCGCTGTAATGCCGCCCGAAGCCTCTGTCTCGTACCGGCCCCCAATCAGTTGCACCGCCTCGCGCATTAAGGCAGGGGCCATGTTGTCGAGCATGATGCGGTGGATGCCGCCTGTCTCCAGCGCCTCCCGCACCTCCTCCAGGTTACGCGTCTCCACCTCAATCTGCAGGTTCTTGCCTTTCTCCCGCAGGTAGCGCTGCGTGGCGGTGATGGCTTCGCGGATACCGCCGGCATAGTCCACGTGGTTGTCCTTCAGCATCACCATGTCGTACAGCCCGAAGCGGTGGTTGTAGCCGCCGCCAATCACCACGGCCCACTTCTCCATCATCCGGAAGTTGGGGGTGGTTTTGCGGGTGTCCAGCAGTTTGGCGCCGGTTCCCGCAATCAGTTGCACCAGAGAGTGAGTGTAGGTGGCGATGCCGCTCATGCGCTGCATGCAGTTCAGCACGAGGCGTTCCGCCGTCAGGATGGACTGCGCCCTGCCTTTTACCGTCAGGCCGATGTCTCCGTACTTCACAGGGCTTCCGTCCTGCAGCAGCACTGCCACCTGCAGGTTGGGGTCCACCGCCCGGAAGATATAGGTGGCCAGCTCTACGCCCGCCAGTATGCCGTCTCCTTTTATCAGCAGGCGCGCCTGGTTCTGCGCGTCCGCCGGAATGGCCGCCAGCGAGGAGTGGTCTCCGTCGCCGACGTCCTCGGCCAGGGCGCTTGCGATGAACGCGCTGATGCTTTGTTCGGTTAGGTAAGTCGGCTTCACGGGG
This window of the Pontibacter russatus genome carries:
- the nadC gene encoding carboxylating nicotinate-nucleotide diphosphorylase, whose product is MKPTYLTEQSISAFIASALAEDVGDGDHSSLAAIPADAQNQARLLIKGDGILAGVELATYIFRAVDPNLQVAVLLQDGSPVKYGDIGLTVKGRAQSILTAERLVLNCMQRMSGIATYTHSLVQLIAGTGAKLLDTRKTTPNFRMMEKWAVVIGGGYNHRFGLYDMVMLKDNHVDYAGGIREAITATQRYLREKGKNLQIEVETRNLEEVREALETGGIHRIMLDNMAPALMREAVQLIGGRYETEASGGITAETIRAVAETGVDYISVGALTHSSTSLDISLKAYK